The Papaver somniferum cultivar HN1 unplaced genomic scaffold, ASM357369v1 unplaced-scaffold_107, whole genome shotgun sequence genome includes a region encoding these proteins:
- the LOC113327889 gene encoding ethylene-responsive transcription factor ERF043-like: MVNKSIANNNGGNTGKNGGSGYKGVRMRKWGKWVSEIRVSKSRERIWLGSYETAEKAAKAYDAAVFCMRGGGVGKLYNLNFPQNRPALETLLSSYASSSSLSSTTVSCNRFPSYLTRSQIQLVASKYANITSDVATMAPAVPINSPVMSSALHAADALAFPTNSLDLSSALPTNSLDMSSALPVANANSMLLCQGEKVLAPSPMEMSVVENWHANSSNCNDGLGFDQFYGGDCHAAMEKHISPVVAAVEGQGGNGFLEDAIAPHGTSGGGESSRCDVLYQSSAPDDPYYCWTYR; encoded by the coding sequence ATGGTGAACAAGAGTATTGCTAATAATAATGGGGGCAATACAGGTAAGAATGGGGGCAGTGGTTACAAAGGAGTGAGAATGAGGAAATGGGGAAAATGGGTATCTGAGATTAGAGTCTCTAAGAGCAGAGAAAGGATTTGGTTGGGTTCATATGAGACTGCTGAGAAAGCCGCCAAAGCTTATGATGCTGCTGTTTTCTGCATGAGAGGAGGTGGTGTTGGAAAACTTTATAACTTGAACTTTCCTCAAAATCGACCAGCATTAGAGACGTTGTTATCATCATATGCGTCTTCATCGTCGTTATCATCAACAACAGTATCGTGTAATCGTTTTCCAAGTTATTTGACACGGTCACAAATACAACTTGTGGCTTCAAAGTATGCAAATATTACTAGTGATGTTGCAACAATGGCACCGGCGGTACCAATTAATTCACCTGTCATGTCTTCTGCATTGCATGCAGCGGATGCTTTGGCGTTTCCAACTAACTCACTTGATTTGTCTTCTGCATTGCCAACTAATTCACTTGATATGTCTTCTGCATTGCCCGTAGCGAATGCAAATTCGATGCTTTTATGTCAAGGAGAAAAGGTTTTAGCACCATCACCTATGGAAATGTCTGTGGTTGAAAATTGGCATGCAAATAGCAGCAATTGTAATGATGGTTTGGGTTTTGATCAATTTTATGGTGGAGATTGTCATGCAGCCATGGAGAAACATATATCACCGGTGGTGGCGGCAGTTGAGGGCCAAGGAGGAAACGGATTTCTAGAAGATGCTATTGCTCCTCATGGTACTAGTGGTGGCGGCGAAAGTAGCCGTTGCGACGTGTTATACCAGTCGTCGGCCCCGGATGACCCATATTATTGTTGGACATACCGATGA